The Borreliella andersonii genome has a segment encoding these proteins:
- a CDS encoding nucleoside-diphosphate kinase, whose amino-acid sequence MSMLLQKTLCIIKPDGVRRGLIGDVISRFERVGLKIVAAKMLIVDESLAKKHYLYDDIVFRHSEAVWNSLIKFISNSPVFAFVVEGVESIEVVRKLCGATEPKLAIPGTIRGDFSYHSFKYSNEKGFSIYNVIHASANEVDAVREIPIWFKDNEILNYKRDDECEHYYC is encoded by the coding sequence ATGTCAATGTTATTGCAAAAAACTTTATGTATTATTAAGCCAGATGGAGTTAGAAGGGGTTTAATTGGTGATGTAATTTCTAGATTTGAAAGAGTAGGTTTAAAGATAGTGGCTGCTAAAATGCTTATTGTAGATGAGAGTTTAGCAAAAAAACATTATTTATATGATGATATTGTTTTTAGACATAGTGAGGCGGTTTGGAATTCTTTAATTAAATTTATTTCAAATTCTCCCGTTTTTGCATTTGTTGTTGAAGGGGTTGAAAGTATTGAGGTTGTTAGAAAGCTTTGTGGTGCTACTGAGCCAAAATTAGCCATTCCTGGAACAATACGGGGGGATTTTTCTTATCATAGTTTTAAGTATTCGAATGAAAAAGGTTTTTCAATTTATAATGTGATTCATGCATCTGCAAATGAGGTAGATGCTGTTCGCGAAATACCAATTTGGTTTAAAGATAATGAAATTTTAAACTATAAAAGAGATGATGAATGTGAACATTATTATTGTTAA
- the tuf gene encoding elongation factor Tu, with protein MAKEVFQRTKPHMNVGTIGHVDHGKTTLTAAISIYCSKLNKDAKALKYEDIDNAPEEKARGITINARHIEYETANRHYAHVDCPGHADYIKNMITGAAQMDAAILLVAADSGAEPQTKEHLLLAQRMGIKKIIVFLNKLDLADPELVELVEVEVLELVEKYGFSADTPIIKGSAFGAMSNPEDPESTKCVKELLESMDNYFDLPERDIDKPFLLAVEDVFSISGRGTVATGRIERGIIKVGQEVEIVGIKETRKTTVTGVEMFQKILEQGQAGDNVGLLLRGVEKKDVERGQVLSAPGTITPHKKFKASIYCLTKEEGGRHKPFFPGYRPQFFFRTTDVTGVVALEGKEMVMPGDNVDIIVELISSIAMDKNVEFAVREGGRTVASGRILEILE; from the coding sequence ATGGCAAAAGAAGTTTTTCAAAGAACAAAGCCGCACATGAATGTTGGAACAATAGGTCATGTTGATCATGGTAAGACAACATTAACAGCGGCTATTAGTATTTATTGTTCAAAATTAAATAAAGATGCAAAAGCATTAAAATATGAAGATATTGATAATGCACCTGAGGAGAAAGCAAGAGGAATAACAATTAATGCTAGGCATATTGAGTATGAAACAGCTAATAGACATTATGCTCACGTGGATTGTCCAGGCCATGCTGATTATATAAAAAATATGATTACAGGAGCAGCGCAAATGGATGCAGCGATACTTTTAGTTGCTGCTGATAGTGGTGCTGAGCCCCAAACAAAAGAACATTTGCTTCTTGCTCAAAGAATGGGAATAAAGAAAATAATAGTTTTTTTAAATAAGTTAGATTTAGCGGATCCTGAACTTGTTGAGCTTGTTGAAGTTGAAGTTTTAGAACTTGTTGAAAAATATGGCTTTTCAGCTGATACTCCAATAATCAAAGGTTCAGCTTTTGGGGCTATGTCAAATCCAGAAGATCCTGAATCTACAAAATGCGTTAAAGAACTTCTTGAATCTATGGATAATTATTTTGATCTTCCAGAAAGAGATATTGATAAACCATTTTTGCTTGCTGTTGAAGATGTATTTTCTATTTCAGGAAGAGGTACTGTTGCTACTGGGCGTATTGAAAGAGGTATTATTAAAGTTGGTCAAGAAGTTGAAATAGTTGGTATTAAAGAAACCAGAAAAACTACTGTTACTGGTGTTGAAATGTTCCAGAAAATTCTTGAGCAAGGTCAAGCAGGGGATAATGTTGGGCTTCTTTTAAGAGGAGTCGAGAAAAAAGACGTTGAGAGGGGACAAGTTTTGTCAGCTCCAGGTACAATTACTCCACACAAGAAATTTAAAGCTTCAATTTATTGTTTGACTAAAGAAGAAGGCGGTAGGCATAAGCCATTTTTCCCAGGGTATAGACCACAGTTCTTTTTTAGAACAACCGATGTTACTGGGGTTGTTGCTTTAGAAGGCAAAGAAATGGTTATGCCTGGTGATAATGTTGATATTATTGTTGAGCTGATCTCTTCAATAGCTATGGATAAAAATGTGGAATTTGCTGTTCGAGAAGGTGGAAGAACTGTTGCGTCAGGAAGAATTCTTGAGATATTGGAATAG
- a CDS encoding MATE family efflux transporter yields the protein MSTDKSKTRELILNGNLYKVLFLISFPIVITNIIQAFYDLTDMFYVGKLGAMPLSALSLAGPVNFFIMAIAMGMATGSISLMSKCIGEGNFSRFSRYAGQLIVLNFVLSLFVTICAFFFIDHLLNLLGVKGELKELSRVYFYVTIFGIPIMFLSISITYILNSQGETILSMTIVLFANIVNFILDPILIFSFNMGIAGAAWATLFSKLLTVAFYLFVTYRLNYGLKIHLKDLVIDIKSIKEIVNLGLPSTFGQIMVSVSFFIFNYIVIEISPKFLAAYGLTNTIISFLFLPAMGIGTGIISIVGQNLGAKKINRVGEVLKKGFFISLAILLIINSIVIFNKLFILRLFTNDLEVLNYANNYLLLTTIGTFGYGLQQVFFGGLVGSGRTKIAMIVVFIRLWLIRLPVVFIFQYFGIIENSLGYAFIISNYLAIIILVAFTCTRYWAKPVLIKKYK from the coding sequence ATGTCTACGGATAAGAGCAAGACTAGGGAATTAATATTAAATGGTAATTTATATAAGGTTCTTTTTTTAATAAGTTTTCCTATTGTTATAACCAATATTATTCAAGCTTTTTATGATCTTACCGATATGTTTTATGTTGGCAAGCTTGGAGCCATGCCTTTGTCAGCGCTTTCACTTGCTGGTCCTGTAAATTTTTTTATTATGGCTATTGCTATGGGAATGGCTACAGGAAGCATTTCTTTGATGTCAAAATGCATAGGAGAGGGAAATTTTTCTCGTTTTTCGAGGTATGCAGGGCAACTTATTGTTTTAAACTTTGTTTTATCCCTATTTGTTACTATTTGTGCTTTTTTTTTTATTGATCATCTTTTAAATTTGCTGGGTGTAAAAGGGGAGCTTAAAGAACTTTCAAGAGTTTATTTTTATGTGACAATTTTTGGAATACCTATTATGTTTTTAAGTATTTCAATTACATATATTTTAAATTCTCAAGGAGAAACTATCCTGTCAATGACAATAGTTTTGTTTGCCAATATTGTTAATTTTATTCTTGATCCAATTTTAATATTTAGTTTTAATATGGGTATTGCTGGAGCTGCTTGGGCCACTTTATTTTCAAAATTGTTAACCGTTGCTTTTTATTTATTTGTAACTTACAGGCTAAATTATGGATTAAAAATTCATCTTAAGGATCTAGTGATAGATATAAAATCTATTAAAGAAATTGTTAACCTGGGATTGCCTTCAACCTTTGGGCAAATAATGGTTTCGGTGTCTTTTTTTATTTTCAATTATATAGTTATTGAGATTAGTCCTAAATTTTTGGCAGCGTATGGACTTACAAACACCATTATTTCTTTTTTATTTCTTCCTGCCATGGGAATTGGTACCGGAATTATTTCAATTGTTGGTCAAAATCTGGGTGCTAAGAAAATCAATAGGGTGGGAGAAGTTTTGAAAAAGGGGTTTTTTATTTCTTTAGCAATTTTATTGATAATAAATTCGATTGTTATTTTTAATAAACTGTTTATACTAAGGTTGTTTACAAATGATTTAGAAGTTTTAAATTATGCTAATAATTATTTATTATTAACAACTATTGGTACTTTTGGATATGGACTGCAGCAAGTATTTTTTGGAGGACTTGTTGGGTCTGGTAGGACAAAAATTGCAATGATTGTTGTTTTTATTAGGTTGTGGCTTATTCGTCTACCGGTAGTTTTTATTTTTCAATATTTTGGTATAATTGAAAATTCTTTAGGTTATGCTTTTATAATTTCAAATTATTTGGCAATTATAATTTTGGTTGCTTTTACTTGCACTCGTTATTGGGCTAAGCCCGTTTTAATTAAAAAATACAAATAG
- a CDS encoding YmdB family metallophosphoesterase — MSLRVLIAGEVVGKAGIIVIKSFLSSFKVEKKIDFVISGNNFTTGLRGLGKKHAFLLKKYGIDVLTLGENAFARPDLSDDLDKYNFILKPLNCPAKLKGYSYFIYNISGKKLAVIRIVGQTGITKYKFNHPFYSFDFFYQRIKMQTNNIIVLFDSNTTAEVNALFFYLKSKVSACLGTGKRILTADLRILDNTAIITDLGRVGSLDSVIGYSPDLEVDKFLKGFLNQKFNESWEGLGFNGVLIDIDENGHSFSVEAVREYIDCKSSLKDMDII; from the coding sequence GTGTCTTTAAGGGTTTTAATTGCTGGTGAGGTTGTTGGTAAAGCTGGTATTATTGTTATAAAATCTTTTTTATCATCCTTTAAGGTTGAAAAAAAGATTGATTTTGTAATATCTGGGAATAATTTTACTACAGGTTTAAGGGGTCTTGGCAAGAAGCATGCCTTTTTATTAAAAAAGTATGGAATTGATGTTTTAACTTTAGGTGAAAATGCTTTTGCAAGGCCTGATTTGTCTGACGATCTTGATAAGTATAATTTTATTTTAAAACCTTTAAATTGTCCTGCGAAATTAAAAGGATATTCTTATTTTATTTATAATATTAGTGGCAAAAAATTGGCTGTGATTAGGATTGTAGGTCAAACAGGAATAACTAAATATAAATTTAATCATCCTTTTTATAGTTTTGATTTTTTTTATCAAAGAATTAAAATGCAAACAAATAATATTATTGTTCTTTTTGATTCAAACACTACAGCCGAAGTTAATGCTTTATTTTTTTATCTAAAATCAAAAGTTAGCGCTTGTCTTGGAACCGGGAAAAGGATTTTAACAGCTGATTTGAGAATTTTAGATAATACTGCTATTATAACTGATTTGGGTAGAGTTGGGAGCTTAGATAGTGTTATTGGATATTCTCCTGATTTGGAGGTGGATAAATTTTTGAAAGGATTTTTAAATCAGAAATTTAATGAATCTTGGGAAGGCCTTGGTTTTAACGGTGTTTTGATTGATATCGATGAGAATGGTCATTCTTTTTCTGTAGAGGCTGTTAGAGAATATATAGATTGCAAATCAAGTTTAAAAGATATGGATATTATTTGA
- the murA gene encoding UDP-N-acetylglucosamine 1-carboxyvinyltransferase: MHSYIVEGGYRIGGQITASGNKNAALPCILAALLTDEEVILENIPNINDVKVVLDILSDIGADIVREGNTLKIKVLNIVKTEIDSSLTDLIRASILLLGPFVSRFGKIDMALPGGDVIGKRRLDTHFYGLCKLGAKLITKDNRIVLKANKLVGAEMFLDEASVTATENIIMGAVLAEGNTVIMNAACEPHVQDLCNMLNSMGANILGIGSNVLEIKGVKKLSGTVFRIGADFMQVGSLISLAALTGGELEIKKADPQHFRLIRHVYSRLGVNFEYDRENVYVRDKQELRVKLDFGGHIPKIDDGPWPAFPTDLMSIIIVTATQVEGTVLVFEKMFESRMFFVDKLIKMGARIVLCDPHRVVVTGKSILKGNILSSPDVRAGMSLLIAAFVAEGRSEIQNVYQIERGYEDVVDKLINLGAKIKKVKSQ; encoded by the coding sequence TTGCATAGTTATATTGTAGAAGGTGGCTATAGGATAGGAGGTCAAATTACAGCTAGTGGGAATAAGAACGCGGCCTTACCTTGTATTTTAGCTGCTTTGCTTACCGATGAAGAGGTTATTTTAGAAAATATTCCTAATATTAATGATGTAAAAGTTGTTTTAGATATTTTAAGTGATATAGGAGCAGATATTGTAAGAGAGGGAAATACTTTAAAAATAAAAGTTTTAAATATTGTAAAAACAGAAATAGATTCTTCTCTTACAGACTTAATTAGGGCTTCCATACTTTTATTAGGCCCTTTTGTTTCTAGATTTGGGAAAATAGATATGGCGCTTCCAGGGGGAGATGTTATTGGAAAAAGGCGACTTGATACTCATTTTTACGGGCTTTGCAAGCTGGGGGCCAAGTTAATTACAAAAGATAATAGAATTGTTTTAAAGGCTAACAAGCTTGTTGGAGCTGAAATGTTTTTAGATGAAGCTTCTGTTACAGCTACAGAAAATATCATTATGGGGGCAGTTCTTGCTGAGGGAAATACCGTTATTATGAACGCTGCTTGTGAACCACATGTTCAAGATTTATGTAATATGTTAAATTCAATGGGCGCTAATATTTTAGGAATTGGTTCGAATGTTTTAGAAATAAAGGGCGTAAAAAAATTAAGTGGGACCGTATTTAGAATAGGAGCCGATTTCATGCAAGTTGGTTCTTTAATTAGTCTTGCTGCATTAACAGGGGGTGAGCTGGAAATTAAAAAGGCAGATCCTCAGCATTTCAGATTAATTAGGCATGTGTATTCAAGACTTGGCGTTAATTTTGAATATGACAGGGAAAATGTATATGTAAGAGATAAACAAGAATTAAGGGTTAAGTTAGATTTTGGTGGGCACATTCCAAAAATTGATGATGGTCCATGGCCAGCCTTTCCAACAGACCTTATGAGTATTATTATCGTCACCGCAACCCAAGTAGAAGGTACAGTTTTAGTTTTTGAGAAGATGTTTGAATCTAGAATGTTTTTTGTAGATAAATTAATAAAAATGGGTGCTCGCATTGTGCTTTGTGATCCTCACCGTGTAGTAGTTACGGGTAAATCCATTCTTAAAGGCAATATTTTGTCTTCTCCGGATGTACGAGCGGGGATGTCTCTTCTTATTGCGGCTTTTGTTGCTGAAGGTCGCAGCGAGATTCAAAATGTTTATCAAATTGAAAGAGGATACGAAGATGTAGTTGACAAATTAATTAATTTGGGTGCAAAAATCAAGAAAGTTAAAAGTCAATAA
- the efbC gene encoding nucleoid-associated protein EbfC, which yields MAVNPLDFLKNMSSVKNNIDNIKKEISKITVCGKAGSNIVTIEMDGEFNVKKISINKEFFDDLDNDAFEQMVKAALNDAVSKVKEEIKLKTMGVFPFGM from the coding sequence ATGGCAGTAAATCCGTTAGATTTTTTGAAAAATATGTCTAGTGTTAAGAATAATATTGACAATATTAAAAAGGAAATTTCCAAAATTACAGTTTGTGGTAAAGCAGGTAGCAATATTGTTACTATTGAGATGGATGGCGAATTTAATGTTAAAAAAATTTCAATTAATAAGGAATTTTTTGATGATTTAGATAATGATGCTTTTGAACAAATGGTCAAAGCTGCTTTAAATGATGCTGTTTCTAAGGTTAAAGAAGAGATAAAATTAAAAACGATGGGAGTTTTTCCTTTTGGAATGTAG
- a CDS encoding Nif3-like dinuclear metal center hexameric protein, which produces MNVRDLSFKLNSIFDINKYEHIDKNLNGLQVGNFNAKVNKVAFAVDASFSTLKEAKGNDFLITHHGIFWSKKERIVSNMYDKMKFLIENNLALYSVHLPMDSHSVYSHSKSFSEFLGLKNPFAFANYGGFNLGIIADSVFNFSEILEKIKKKNKHILFSKKFKESVNRVAIVSGSGYSFFEEALCHDVDLFITGDTSHQIYPLAEEFGVNLIFAGHYFTETFGLIKLMEDFKIQEDLEVEFIYRNTNL; this is translated from the coding sequence TTGAACGTAAGGGATTTATCTTTTAAGCTTAATTCAATTTTTGATATAAATAAGTATGAGCATATTGATAAAAATTTAAACGGGCTTCAAGTGGGAAATTTTAATGCCAAGGTTAACAAGGTTGCCTTTGCTGTTGACGCTAGTTTTTCAACTTTAAAAGAAGCAAAAGGAAACGATTTTTTAATTACTCATCATGGTATTTTTTGGTCAAAAAAAGAACGTATTGTTTCTAATATGTACGATAAAATGAAATTTTTGATTGAAAATAATTTGGCCCTTTATTCGGTGCACTTACCTATGGATTCTCATTCTGTTTATTCGCACAGCAAATCATTCTCAGAATTTTTAGGTTTAAAAAATCCTTTTGCTTTTGCAAATTATGGGGGGTTTAATTTAGGAATTATTGCTGATTCTGTTTTTAACTTTTCTGAAATTTTAGAAAAAATCAAAAAGAAAAATAAACATATTCTTTTTTCTAAAAAGTTCAAAGAATCGGTGAATAGGGTTGCAATTGTGAGTGGTTCTGGATACTCTTTTTTTGAAGAAGCTTTATGTCATGATGTAGACTTGTTTATAACCGGTGATACTTCTCATCAAATATATCCTTTGGCAGAAGAATTCGGTGTGAATTTGATTTTTGCAGGTCATTATTTTACTGAAACTTTCGGTTTAATTAAATTAATGGAAGATTTCAAAATTCAAGAAGATTTAGAGGTTGAATTTATTTATAGAAATACTAATTTATAA
- the dnaX gene encoding DNA polymerase III subunit gamma/tau — translation MASSRGTALKKRPRDFGSLEGQDFVVETLKHSIEKNKIANAYIFSGPRGVGKTSSARAFARCLNCRNGPTVMPCGECSNCKSIENDSSLDVVEIDGASNTSVQDIRQIKEEIMFPPAISKYRIYIIDEVHMLSNSAFNALLKTIEEPPNYIVFIFATTESHKLPETIKSRCQHFSFKLLSLEKIYNMLKKVCLEDHIKYEDEALKWIAYKSSGSVRDAYTLFDQIVSFTDSNIKLDQIISKMGLTNDEFLEKLSASILSEDVKELICVLDSIFSSGVSYEQFLLDSIEFFREALFLKIGIKNFEFIGIKTEDLKKKLIEFDLNYLERIIAVLLETYRDLQFSVNPRYELEINFIKILRLKNYIPNHVLIKQIQNLEDNFLENIAVDSNNFDVLSNNNSKDDLAFISAKASLKYEFPEKITSLEKEKTHCDENFSTKIYRNTLETNSIDEIDEIFIEDDDLSNSNDFIDIRDKFIYIVSRYVQTLVHSGEVVIDDNVLYYKVFSKFEYNELQNYKGEIRSEFYREFPNLSIVFQKNFQNSEKDFEKLETVKNIFGASEVLEG, via the coding sequence ATGGCGTCTTCAAGAGGTACTGCTCTTAAGAAACGTCCCAGAGATTTTGGCTCTCTTGAAGGGCAAGACTTTGTTGTTGAAACCCTAAAGCATTCTATAGAGAAAAATAAAATAGCCAATGCTTATATATTTTCAGGGCCAAGAGGTGTTGGCAAAACTTCATCAGCCAGAGCTTTTGCCAGATGCCTAAATTGCAGGAATGGTCCAACAGTTATGCCATGTGGGGAGTGCAGCAATTGTAAATCTATTGAGAATGACAGCAGTCTTGATGTTGTTGAAATTGATGGTGCTTCAAACACTTCGGTCCAAGATATTAGACAAATTAAAGAAGAGATAATGTTTCCTCCTGCAATTTCTAAATATAGAATATATATTATTGATGAAGTTCATATGCTTTCCAATTCTGCTTTTAATGCTCTTTTAAAGACAATTGAAGAGCCTCCAAATTATATTGTTTTTATTTTTGCCACTACAGAGTCACACAAGCTTCCGGAGACAATAAAAAGCAGATGTCAACATTTTAGTTTTAAACTTTTATCTTTAGAAAAGATTTATAATATGCTTAAAAAGGTTTGTTTAGAAGATCATATTAAATATGAAGATGAAGCTTTGAAATGGATTGCATATAAAAGTAGTGGTAGCGTAAGAGATGCTTATACTCTTTTTGACCAGATAGTTTCTTTTACTGATTCTAACATTAAATTAGATCAAATAATATCTAAGATGGGCTTAACTAATGATGAATTTTTGGAAAAGTTGTCAGCTAGCATTCTTAGCGAAGATGTAAAAGAGTTAATTTGTGTTCTTGATTCTATTTTTTCATCTGGAGTGTCTTATGAGCAATTTCTTTTAGATTCAATCGAATTTTTTAGAGAGGCATTATTTTTAAAGATAGGTATTAAAAATTTTGAGTTTATTGGAATTAAAACTGAGGATTTGAAAAAGAAATTAATTGAGTTTGATTTGAACTATCTTGAGAGAATTATTGCTGTTTTGCTTGAGACCTACAGGGATTTGCAATTTTCGGTTAATCCAAGATATGAGCTTGAGATTAATTTTATTAAAATTTTAAGACTTAAAAATTATATTCCAAATCATGTTTTAATAAAGCAAATTCAAAATCTTGAAGACAATTTTTTGGAAAATATTGCTGTAGATTCAAACAATTTTGATGTTTTATCAAATAATAATAGCAAAGATGATTTAGCTTTTATTTCAGCAAAAGCTAGTTTAAAATATGAATTTCCCGAAAAAATTACATCTTTAGAAAAAGAGAAAACTCATTGTGATGAAAATTTTTCAACAAAAATTTATAGAAATACTTTAGAGACCAATAGTATTGACGAGATTGATGAGATTTTTATTGAAGATGATGATTTGAGCAATTCAAATGATTTTATTGATATAAGAGATAAGTTTATTTATATTGTTTCAAGATATGTTCAAACTTTAGTCCATTCAGGAGAAGTTGTTATTGATGACAATGTTCTTTATTATAAGGTGTTTAGTAAGTTTGAGTATAATGAGCTTCAAAATTATAAAGGTGAGATAAGATCTGAATTTTATAGAGAATTTCCCAATTTAAGCATTGTGTTTCAGAAAAATTTTCAAAACTCTGAGAAGGATTTTGAAAAATTAGAAACTGTAAAAAATATTTTTGGAGCAAGTGAGGTTCTGGAGGGATAA
- the pgeF gene encoding peptidoglycan editing factor PgeF gives MKTIEHEFYYEFRIADDVKMIYTKKPFDLNLKELSNDSFSFVPKSKKIKYLKQLHTDIIYKVEDDFLNFQEGDGLISRSLNVALVAYFADCLPIYFYDSVKKIIGLIHSGYKGSFNLIILKMLFMFEKMGSTFEDLKIVFGPYNRSCCYEVSEIFLKEVSSKFGKGLLNTSFITKDGKIYFDNASFNLNLLSSFNLNIYNSKLCTYCLENLYSYRRLRESQSYALIWRI, from the coding sequence ATGAAAACAATAGAACATGAGTTTTATTATGAATTTAGGATAGCTGATGATGTTAAAATGATTTATACTAAAAAACCTTTTGATCTAAATTTAAAAGAACTTAGCAATGATAGTTTTAGCTTTGTTCCTAAGTCTAAGAAAATAAAATATTTAAAACAATTACATACAGATATTATTTATAAAGTTGAAGATGATTTTCTTAATTTTCAAGAAGGAGATGGTCTTATATCTAGATCTTTAAATGTAGCTCTTGTTGCTTACTTTGCAGATTGTCTTCCTATATACTTTTATGATTCAGTGAAAAAAATTATAGGGCTTATTCACAGTGGATACAAAGGAAGCTTTAATTTGATTATTTTAAAAATGTTATTTATGTTTGAAAAAATGGGATCAACTTTTGAGGATTTGAAAATTGTTTTTGGGCCTTATAACAGATCTTGTTGTTATGAAGTTTCTGAAATTTTTTTAAAAGAAGTAAGTAGTAAATTTGGCAAAGGTTTATTAAATACTTCTTTTATCACAAAAGATGGTAAAATATATTTTGATAATGCTAGTTTTAATTTAAATTTACTTTCTAGTTTTAATTTAAATATTTATAATTCAAAGCTTTGTACATATTGTTTGGAAAATCTTTATTCTTATAGAAGATTAAGAGAAAGCCAAAGTTATGCCTTAATTTGGAGAATTTGA
- the rpsJ gene encoding 30S ribosomal protein S10, which yields MIAKDKIRVRLFSFDVKILDQSAESIVKAVQKAKAQIKGPIPLPTKIKKYTVLRSPHVNKKSREQFEMRTHKRLIDILEPTSALMDSLMKLELPAGVEVDIKQ from the coding sequence TTGATTGCTAAAGATAAGATACGTGTAAGATTATTTAGTTTTGATGTTAAAATATTAGACCAGAGTGCCGAATCTATTGTTAAAGCTGTTCAAAAGGCCAAGGCTCAGATTAAAGGCCCAATCCCTTTGCCGACAAAAATAAAAAAATATACTGTTTTACGTTCTCCTCATGTCAATAAAAAATCAAGAGAGCAATTTGAGATGAGAACTCATAAAAGGCTTATTGATATCTTAGAGCCCACTTCTGCTTTAATGGATTCTTTAATGAAGTTAGAGCTTCCAGCAGGTGTTGAGGTAGATATTAAGCAGTAA
- the lspA gene encoding signal peptidase II has protein sequence MGAKSKQYFNIFIFIISLIFFDQLSKYLVAKYVKLGSIYFSLFDDFFRVTHVRNTGILFSLGSNIHYSLKKIFFLAMPIFILIFVFYLSLKERNYVARISLLLIFSGGVGNVIDRLFRPSGVVDFLDFKFYGIFGLDRWPTFNFADSYVVIGMILFMVYDFFIKKKSA, from the coding sequence ATGGGTGCTAAAAGTAAGCAATATTTCAATATTTTTATTTTTATTATTAGTTTAATTTTTTTTGATCAACTTTCTAAGTATTTGGTTGCAAAATATGTCAAATTGGGTTCAATATATTTTTCCCTTTTTGATGATTTTTTTAGGGTAACACATGTAAGAAACACAGGTATTTTATTTTCTCTGGGCTCTAATATTCATTATAGTTTGAAAAAAATTTTTTTTCTTGCAATGCCTATTTTTATTTTAATATTTGTTTTTTATCTTTCTTTGAAAGAAAGAAATTATGTTGCCAGAATTTCACTTTTATTAATTTTTTCAGGAGGAGTGGGAAATGTTATTGACAGATTGTTTAGACCTTCTGGGGTTGTAGATTTTTTAGATTTCAAATTTTATGGAATTTTTGGACTTGATAGATGGCCTACTTTTAATTTTGCAGATAGCTATGTTGTTATAGGTATGATTTTATTTATGGTTTATGATTTTTTTATAAAAAAGAAAAGCGCTTAA
- the lptB gene encoding LPS export ABC transporter ATP-binding protein — protein MFLKKKNKIKEIKGSLNLNSFNNVVLKADNIIKKYGEKFAVNGITINIHKGEVVGLLGPNGAGKTTTFYTIVGFIKPNAGKVLINDYNISSLNMYERARIGIVYLPQDASIFRELTVEENIMVALERREDLSNAERKIELVNLLKEFEIKRIQSQKAYTLSGGERRRAEIARALAVNPYFLLLDEPFAGIDPIAIGDIKNIIKILKGRNIGVLITDHNVRDAFDIIDRAYIVYQGQVLDEGDVDYIISSEKAKKLYLGEEFRL, from the coding sequence ATGTTTCTGAAGAAAAAAAATAAAATAAAAGAGATTAAGGGAAGTCTTAACCTTAATTCATTCAATAATGTTGTCTTAAAAGCAGACAACATTATTAAAAAGTATGGTGAAAAGTTTGCTGTTAATGGTATTACGATTAACATTCATAAAGGTGAGGTTGTGGGGCTTCTTGGTCCAAATGGAGCTGGCAAAACAACAACATTTTATACTATTGTAGGCTTTATTAAGCCCAATGCAGGTAAAGTTTTAATAAATGATTATAACATTTCATCTCTTAATATGTATGAGCGCGCACGAATAGGAATTGTATATCTTCCCCAGGATGCTTCAATTTTTAGGGAACTTACTGTTGAGGAGAATATCATGGTAGCTTTAGAGAGAAGAGAAGATTTATCTAATGCTGAGCGCAAGATAGAACTTGTGAATTTACTTAAAGAATTTGAGATAAAAAGAATACAAAGCCAAAAAGCGTATACTCTTTCTGGTGGAGAAAGAAGGCGAGCAGAGATAGCAAGAGCGTTGGCTGTAAATCCCTATTTTTTACTCTTAGATGAACCTTTTGCCGGTATTGATCCTATTGCGATTGGAGATATAAAGAATATAATAAAAATTTTAAAAGGGAGAAACATAGGGGTTCTTATTACTGATCATAATGTAAGAGATGCTTTTGATATAATCGATAGAGCTTATATTGTTTATCAGGGGCAAGTGCTTGATGAGGGTGATGTTGACTATATAATAAGCAGCGAGAAAGCCAAAAAGCTTTATTTGGGAGAAGAATTTAGATTATGA